In the Juglans microcarpa x Juglans regia isolate MS1-56 chromosome 6D, Jm3101_v1.0, whole genome shotgun sequence genome, one interval contains:
- the LOC121235496 gene encoding probable F-box protein At2g36090 has product MEHPVCHLNDINGDVLGDIMARFDGLTMAAATCACSGLRDAARDQRLWRQLTSYFLCNHWWLRQVSASQFASLADIFYKKDCVFSKVMDGIPQAMDANYDEGSECTPNVSTDDCRRWYSNCPFKLELLSLENDEGTDFDGELGYADNEDVDQDLGHNANDEERRGFLAMAVAENGNLRHDHSKELEENLRLSWVLLDKKNGTTVNLSSWKPLLVQRSWPFNGDYVLHFGSIIPVEESLLHHKLAKCKIVIRCKPTESGGRPNWREISMQIEDITGASVGGSKSLVVLNHALDCLRSTNHLEVEKGYRQYQKKQRERFSTKSKEFFSAEHIL; this is encoded by the exons ATGGAGCATCCTGTGTGTCATTTGAACGACATTAATGGCGACGTCCTGGGAGATATCATGGCTCGTTTTGATGGTTTAACAATGGCTGCTGCTACATGTGCCTGTTCTGGCCTCCGTGATGCAGCTCGAGACCAAAGGTTATGGAGGCAGTTGACTTCTTATTTCCTCTGCAACCATTGGTGGTTACGACAA GTCTCTGCTTCTCAATTTGCATCGCTGGCAgacattttctacaaaaaaGACTGCGTTTTCTCTAAAGTAATGGATGGCATTCCCCAAGCAATGGATGCTAACTATGACGAAGGGAGTGAGTGCACTCCGAATGTGAGCACCGATGACTGTCGTAGATGGTACTCAAATTGCCCATTTAAACTAGAGCTGTTGAGCCTGGAAAATGATGAAGGCACGGATTTTGATGGCGAACTCGGGTACGCCGACAACGAAGATGTGGATCAAGACCTCGGACACAATGCCAATGATGAAGAGAGAAGAGGTTTTTTAGCCATGGCAGTGGCAGAGAATGGAAATCTGAGACATGATCACAGCAAGGAGCTGGAGGAGAACCTCAGGTTAAGTTGGGTGCTGCTGGACAAGAAAAACGGCACAACTGTAAATCTCTCAAGCTGGAAGCCACTCTTAGTACAGAGGAGCTGGCCTTTTAATGGGGATTATGTCCTTCATTTTGGTAGCATTATACCGGTGGAGGAGAGTTTGCTGCATCACAAGTTGGCTAAATGCAAAATCGTAATTAGATGCAAGCCAACAGAAAGTGGTGGGCGTCCAAACTGGAGGGAAATTAGCATGCAGATCGAGGACATTACAGGTGCTAGTGTTGGTGGAAGTAAGAGTCTGGTAGTTCTGAATCACGCTCTAGACTGCTTGCGGAGTACAAATCACCTTGAAGTTGAAAAGGGTTATCGCCAATATCAGAAGAAGCAGAGAGAG cGTTTCTCAACCAAATCCAAGGAATTCTTCTCAGCTGAGCACATTTTGTAA